The Desulfovibrionales bacterium genome has a window encoding:
- the ispD gene encoding 2-C-methyl-D-erythritol 4-phosphate cytidylyltransferase translates to MSAIAIITAAGKGVRIGATVAKQFLPVLGKSLLWHTIKVFENCPGIDNIILVLPPDMVKIGRELFQTKGEFKKLWKVVAGGKTRQQSVSNGLRAIPEKYKIVVVHDGVRPLVNEDTIKEVIELAKEKGAAIAAMPANDTLKQVSADGRILRTVERSLIWQAQTPQAFRVELLRRAFTEAQKDNFYGTDEASLVERLEAPVYIIKGASTNIKVTTPADLKLVEILLRYRYGDST, encoded by the coding sequence ATGAGCGCCATAGCTATAATAACTGCAGCAGGCAAAGGAGTGCGGATAGGCGCAACCGTCGCCAAACAATTTTTGCCTGTCCTTGGGAAATCTCTTCTCTGGCATACAATCAAGGTCTTTGAAAACTGTCCGGGTATTGATAATATCATCTTAGTGCTCCCCCCGGATATGGTTAAAATCGGCCGGGAACTATTCCAGACTAAGGGTGAATTTAAAAAACTATGGAAAGTGGTGGCCGGTGGAAAAACCAGACAACAGTCTGTAAGTAACGGGCTGCGGGCTATACCTGAAAAATACAAAATAGTCGTTGTGCATGACGGGGTGCGGCCGCTGGTCAATGAGGATACTATTAAAGAAGTCATAGAATTGGCCAAAGAAAAAGGGGCAGCCATTGCCGCTATGCCGGCGAATGATACGTTGAAGCAGGTTTCGGCCGACGGGCGCATTCTAAGAACGGTAGAAAGAAGTCTTATATGGCAGGCGCAGACGCCGCAGGCCTTCCGTGTTGAACTCTTAAGAAGGGCGTTTACAGAGGCCCAAAAAGATAATTTCTATGGTACGGATGAGGCCTCGCTCGTAGAAAGGCTGGAAGCGCCGGTCTATATAATCAAGGGGGCTTCCACCAATATAAAGGTAACCACGCCTGCCGATCTAAAATTAGTGGAGATATTGCTGAGATACAGATATGGAGACAGCACATAG
- the uvrC gene encoding excinuclease ABC subunit UvrC, producing the protein MALSEDILSTISHGTGVYLFKDTKDHVLYVGKAKDLRKRLASYFQKRREQETRTEALFTRTASIEIILTENEKEALILECNLIKKHRPRYNVVLRDDKNYLSLRLDPCQKFPRITVVRRLADDGAMYFGPFSSAASVRETLRSLQHIFPLRRCGDIVFKSRTRPCLNYQIKRCAAPCVGLISGEEYRKLVDQVVLFFRGQLQDLVKIFEKEMQALADRLEYEKAALYRDRLSAIKRTLEKQSVTSTRLVDQDVIGLYRQDRSVQISILFVRNGAVIGHKTFPFREAPATNEEILSHFLRQFYGEGKYIPGEILIPLDMEDQAVIASWLGEKTGKKVSILIPQRGDRHRLLLLAMKNAEGSLRQKLKEEGDIHNLLTLLQEKLGLRYYPERIEGLDISNIGGKMAVGSLVAFVNGSPDRNFYRRYKIKLSEQPDDYAMMREVVSRRLIRAKEEDSWPNMLLIDGGKGQLNVARQASKDLGCSGRVDLVALAKGKKDETDKVYLPERKNPVLWGKSSPLLLYLQRIRDEAHRFAIEYHHKLRKRGLTRSLLDEIPGVGSVLRKRLLIHFGSVEKLKGASVEEIASVKGINPSLAANIKAFLENYKRAHSITE; encoded by the coding sequence ATGGCGTTAAGTGAGGATATTCTTTCTACTATTTCCCACGGAACAGGCGTGTATCTGTTCAAGGATACGAAAGACCACGTCCTTTATGTGGGAAAGGCCAAAGACTTAAGAAAAAGGCTCGCTTCATATTTTCAAAAAAGACGGGAACAGGAGACCAGGACGGAGGCCCTGTTCACCCGGACCGCCTCTATCGAGATTATCCTGACGGAGAACGAGAAAGAGGCCCTCATCCTGGAATGCAACCTGATTAAAAAACACCGGCCTCGATACAATGTAGTTTTACGCGATGACAAAAACTATCTTTCGCTGCGTCTCGACCCTTGTCAGAAGTTCCCCCGCATTACCGTTGTCCGGCGCCTGGCCGATGATGGCGCTATGTACTTTGGCCCGTTTTCCTCCGCCGCGTCCGTGCGTGAGACACTGCGCTCCCTGCAGCATATCTTCCCGCTGCGCCGTTGTGGTGACATCGTATTTAAATCACGTACCCGCCCCTGTCTCAATTACCAGATCAAACGCTGCGCGGCCCCTTGCGTTGGTCTGATTTCGGGAGAAGAATATCGAAAACTGGTTGACCAGGTCGTTTTGTTCTTTCGCGGGCAACTCCAGGACCTCGTAAAAATCTTCGAAAAAGAGATGCAGGCCCTCGCCGACCGCCTGGAATATGAAAAGGCCGCCCTTTATCGGGATCGCTTATCAGCCATAAAACGGACTTTAGAAAAGCAATCCGTGACCTCCACACGCCTTGTTGACCAGGATGTCATCGGGCTATATCGGCAGGACAGGTCTGTCCAGATATCCATCCTTTTCGTCCGTAACGGGGCCGTGATTGGCCATAAAACCTTTCCTTTCCGGGAAGCGCCAGCGACAAACGAAGAGATATTATCCCATTTTCTAAGGCAGTTTTATGGTGAGGGAAAATACATACCCGGGGAAATTCTTATACCGCTGGACATGGAAGACCAAGCGGTGATCGCCTCCTGGCTCGGGGAAAAGACGGGAAAAAAGGTATCGATCCTGATACCCCAAAGAGGAGACAGGCATCGACTCTTGCTGCTGGCCATGAAAAACGCCGAGGGTTCCCTCCGCCAAAAACTAAAGGAGGAAGGGGATATCCATAATCTCCTGACACTGTTGCAGGAAAAACTGGGCCTCAGGTATTACCCCGAACGCATCGAGGGCCTCGATATATCCAATATCGGCGGAAAAATGGCCGTGGGTTCACTGGTAGCATTTGTCAATGGCTCCCCTGATCGGAACTTCTACCGCCGGTATAAAATAAAACTATCGGAACAGCCGGATGATTACGCCATGATGCGCGAGGTGGTTTCACGACGTCTGATCCGGGCCAAAGAGGAAGATTCATGGCCGAATATGCTGCTCATAGATGGCGGGAAAGGCCAGCTTAACGTGGCCAGGCAGGCATCGAAAGACTTGGGCTGTAGTGGCCGCGTGGACCTGGTCGCTCTGGCCAAGGGGAAAAAGGACGAAACAGACAAAGTATATCTCCCGGAACGTAAGAATCCCGTTCTATGGGGAAAAAGCTCCCCGCTCCTCCTTTACCTGCAACGCATTCGGGATGAGGCCCACCGGTTCGCCATAGAATACCACCACAAGTTGCGCAAAAGGGGTTTAACCCGGTCGCTTTTGGATGAGATCCCGGGGGTCGGCAGTGTGCTCAGAAAAAGATTACTTATACATTTCGGCAGCGTAGAAAAACTGAAAGGGGCTTCAGTTGAAGAAATCGCCTCGGTCAAGGGGATAAATCCCTCTTTAGCGGCTAATATAAAGGCTTTTCTGGAAAATTATAAAAGGGCTCATTCCATAACAGAATGA
- a CDS encoding Nif3-like dinuclear metal center hexameric protein, protein MALIQDIINIIEEIAPSAWAEEWDNAGLQIGSLRQTVSAIFTAVDPTASVLERAIKANAQLIITHHPLFFHPLRQLSLETSTGKIITRAIRKNISIYSAHTNLDMAPDGVSTALIERLALKDIHILKEEETPPPAHNKLVPLGYGCIGTFKTSITFKQFITKIKTDLQLPYLQMAGKAPAMVRKVAVCGGSGSQFIEKAYKSGADLYITAELKHSHARMAEELDFCALDIGHFHSEKFGMMALARLIRKRLEKQGLKVDIIEDRAEKSPLQLIK, encoded by the coding sequence ATGGCCTTAATACAAGACATAATAAATATCATTGAGGAAATTGCTCCCTCCGCCTGGGCTGAGGAGTGGGACAATGCCGGCCTGCAGATAGGGTCATTGAGACAGACGGTCAGCGCGATCTTTACGGCGGTTGATCCGACCGCCTCGGTCCTGGAACGGGCCATCAAGGCCAATGCCCAGCTCATAATAACCCACCATCCTCTTTTCTTTCACCCGCTCCGTCAGCTATCTCTTGAAACTTCAACCGGTAAGATCATAACCCGGGCTATACGTAAAAATATCTCTATATATTCCGCTCACACCAACCTGGACATGGCCCCGGATGGGGTCAGCACCGCCTTGATAGAAAGGTTGGCCTTAAAAGATATACATATCCTTAAGGAAGAGGAAACGCCGCCCCCGGCCCATAACAAACTCGTCCCTCTAGGTTACGGCTGCATCGGCACATTTAAGACATCCATAACCTTCAAGCAATTTATTACCAAAATAAAGACCGACTTACAGTTACCATATCTACAGATGGCCGGTAAGGCCCCGGCCATGGTACGCAAGGTAGCCGTATGCGGCGGAAGTGGTTCTCAATTTATAGAAAAGGCCTACAAATCAGGCGCAGACCTGTATATAACCGCCGAACTAAAGCATAGCCATGCCCGTATGGCGGAAGAACTCGACTTCTGTGCCCTGGACATTGGCCATTTCCATTCTGAAAAATTTGGTATGATGGCCCTGGCCCGATTAATACGCAAGAGGCTGGAAAAACAGGGCCTAAAAGTTGACATAATAGAAGACCGAGCAGAAAAAAGTCCTTTACAGTTAATAAAATGA
- the cysS gene encoding cysteine--tRNA ligase has product MTLRLYNSFSSQKEVFKPLRDNQVGIYVCGITAYDDCHLGHARAAVVFDVIIRYLRHRGFKVTHVQNITDIDDKIINRAREKGVSCKELSEHYTGEFHRDMESLGVARPDVEPKATEHIQDIIRLIETLVSKGYAYAAEGNVFFSVEKFPGYGRLSHRSPEEMQAGARVEIDPRKHHPMDFALWKAGKPGEPAWESPWGPGRPGWHIECSAMSIRYLGETFDIHGGGQDLIFPHHENEVAQSVAATGKPFVHYFVHNGFVTINGEKMSKSLGNFLTIKEILSGYHPEALRLFLLSKHYRSPLDYSEDFIREKQVSLDRIYATLGEALEITAAPPAIRPGASATGVSLPPEAEAACARIKDLKKLFYQAMDDDFNTAQGLGHIFDAAKGINTLLQISKKEPARACLDAIGSAASAIREVGQVLDLFATEPRVYLEKRRTEKLRKIPLPEKEISDLIRQREEARTKKDWAAADTIRKKLAGANIILKDNPQGTTWEIKE; this is encoded by the coding sequence ATGACGCTTAGATTATACAACTCATTTAGCAGTCAAAAGGAAGTCTTTAAGCCTCTGCGGGATAACCAGGTCGGTATCTACGTCTGCGGTATTACTGCTTATGATGATTGCCATTTGGGCCATGCCCGCGCGGCCGTAGTTTTTGATGTCATCATTCGCTACCTGCGCCACCGTGGATTTAAGGTGACTCACGTACAAAACATTACCGATATAGATGATAAGATCATCAACCGGGCCAGAGAAAAGGGAGTCTCCTGTAAGGAGCTTTCCGAACACTATACCGGGGAATTCCACCGGGATATGGAGAGCCTGGGCGTGGCCCGGCCGGACGTGGAACCAAAGGCCACCGAGCATATCCAGGATATCATCCGTTTGATTGAGACCCTGGTAAGCAAAGGGTATGCGTATGCGGCTGAAGGTAATGTCTTCTTCTCTGTGGAAAAGTTCCCTGGTTACGGACGGCTTTCCCATCGCAGCCCGGAAGAGATGCAGGCCGGCGCCAGAGTAGAAATTGACCCCCGAAAACACCATCCCATGGACTTTGCCCTCTGGAAAGCCGGCAAGCCGGGCGAACCCGCCTGGGAAAGCCCCTGGGGGCCGGGCCGGCCCGGATGGCACATAGAATGCTCGGCCATGAGTATCCGCTACCTGGGGGAGACCTTCGATATTCATGGAGGGGGACAGGACCTCATCTTTCCGCATCATGAAAATGAGGTAGCTCAGTCCGTGGCCGCCACTGGAAAACCATTTGTACACTATTTTGTGCACAACGGATTTGTGACCATAAATGGTGAAAAGATGTCCAAATCCCTTGGCAACTTCTTGACTATAAAAGAGATACTGTCCGGTTACCATCCTGAGGCCCTGCGCCTGTTTTTACTCTCCAAACATTACCGCAGCCCCCTGGATTACTCCGAAGACTTTATCCGGGAGAAACAGGTCAGCCTGGATCGAATATACGCTACATTAGGTGAGGCCCTGGAAATCACCGCCGCCCCTCCGGCTATACGCCCCGGCGCATCTGCGACAGGAGTTTCGCTGCCGCCTGAGGCAGAAGCCGCCTGTGCCCGGATCAAAGACCTTAAAAAACTATTTTACCAGGCCATGGACGATGACTTTAATACGGCCCAGGGCCTGGGCCATATCTTTGATGCGGCAAAAGGGATAAACACCCTCTTGCAGATCAGCAAAAAGGAGCCAGCCCGGGCCTGTCTGGACGCTATCGGGTCCGCCGCCTCGGCCATCAGGGAAGTGGGGCAGGTACTGGATCTCTTCGCTACCGAGCCCAGGGTCTATCTGGAGAAACGACGGACAGAAAAACTGAGAAAAATCCCCCTCCCGGAAAAAGAGATCAGCGATCTCATACGCCAAAGGGAAGAGGCCCGCACAAAGAAAGACTGGGCTGCCGCCGATACTATCCGCAAAAAGTTGGCCGGGGCCAATATAATTCTCAAAGACAACCCACAGGGAACAACCTGGGAGATAAAGGAGTAA
- the rpoD gene encoding RNA polymerase sigma factor RpoD — MGKEVEMEDLRELLSINEEGRYCYSEKLPEGVIGSGQLEDTVIPFEEIEIGVVENAKAGVDAKKTFVSDQESDRDDVTVDSEIITEISDPVKIYLREMGLVSLLSRDGEVELAKKIEQGEREIMAAILETPFGLQEILSLGEKLKKGRVKLRDIVKDLDEENSDEMENIQREQKVISLIETVGRINKENKKIKDELLVTTEGSDYKKRLKRKLIKNKLDIIRLLKEIKLEQNQLDRIIGKLSGMANQLAKTEETVKKCRKILSIPISDIKRLLGKPLTPEKNSNLAKALKIKPSNLRETIVTLAISLKKIRYIESEAKISSTTLKRLVFQIEKGGQKTQYAKNELIRANLRLVVSIAKKYTNRGLQFLDLIQEGNIGLMKAVEKFEYQRGYKFSTYATWWIRQAINRAIADQARTIRIPVHMIETINKLIRTSRYLVQELGREPTPEEIAERMDFPVDKVRKILKIAKEPISLETPIGDEEDSHLGDFIEDKKTAIPLEAVVNMGLIEQTRKVLSTLTPREEKVLRMRFGIGEQTDHTLEEVGQDFTVTRERIRQIEAKALRKLRHPSRSKQLKGFIEN; from the coding sequence ATGGGCAAAGAGGTAGAGATGGAAGACCTGCGAGAGTTGCTTTCTATAAACGAAGAGGGACGTTACTGCTATAGCGAAAAACTACCGGAAGGCGTCATAGGTTCAGGGCAATTAGAAGACACTGTTATCCCCTTTGAGGAGATAGAGATCGGTGTCGTGGAAAATGCCAAGGCGGGCGTAGATGCTAAAAAGACGTTTGTATCCGACCAGGAGTCAGACCGTGATGACGTAACCGTCGATTCAGAAATCATTACCGAGATATCAGACCCGGTCAAGATATACCTGCGAGAAATGGGTCTGGTCTCATTACTAAGTCGCGATGGGGAAGTGGAACTGGCCAAAAAGATCGAACAGGGTGAGCGGGAAATCATGGCCGCCATCCTGGAAACACCGTTTGGACTGCAAGAAATTCTTAGCCTGGGAGAAAAACTAAAAAAGGGACGGGTTAAACTCCGGGATATAGTAAAGGATCTGGATGAAGAAAACTCAGATGAAATGGAAAATATCCAGCGCGAACAAAAAGTGATCAGTCTGATCGAGACTGTTGGACGAATTAATAAAGAAAATAAAAAAATAAAAGATGAGTTGCTGGTTACTACCGAGGGTTCTGATTATAAAAAACGCCTCAAAAGAAAACTTATAAAGAATAAACTCGATATCATAAGGCTCCTTAAGGAAATCAAATTAGAACAAAATCAGCTCGACAGAATCATTGGCAAGCTCTCCGGCATGGCTAATCAACTGGCCAAAACAGAAGAAACGGTCAAGAAATGTAGAAAAATTCTAAGTATTCCCATTAGCGATATAAAAAGACTATTAGGAAAGCCCTTAACCCCTGAGAAAAACAGTAATCTAGCCAAGGCCCTCAAAATAAAACCCTCCAATCTTCGAGAAACGATTGTCACCCTCGCCATCTCCCTGAAGAAAATTCGGTACATCGAATCCGAGGCTAAGATAAGTTCAACCACTCTGAAAAGACTAGTCTTCCAAATAGAAAAAGGGGGCCAAAAAACTCAATATGCCAAGAATGAATTGATAAGGGCCAACCTGAGACTGGTAGTAAGCATAGCTAAAAAGTACACTAACCGCGGTCTGCAATTTCTCGACTTGATTCAAGAAGGTAATATTGGCCTGATGAAGGCTGTAGAAAAGTTTGAATATCAGCGGGGCTATAAATTCAGCACATACGCCACATGGTGGATACGGCAGGCCATCAACCGGGCTATTGCTGACCAGGCGCGGACCATACGCATCCCGGTGCATATGATAGAAACTATTAACAAGCTGATTCGCACTTCCCGATATCTCGTGCAAGAGCTGGGCCGCGAACCAACTCCAGAGGAGATTGCGGAAAGGATGGACTTCCCCGTGGATAAGGTGCGTAAGATACTAAAAATCGCCAAGGAGCCCATATCGCTGGAAACTCCCATCGGGGATGAAGAAGACAGTCATCTCGGGGACTTCATAGAGGACAAGAAAACAGCTATACCCCTGGAGGCAGTAGTCAACATGGGTCTGATAGAACAAACCCGAAAGGTTCTGTCCACACTCACTCCACGAGAAGAAAAGGTCTTACGTATGCGTTTTGGGATTGGAGAGCAGACCGACCACACCTTAGAGGAAGTGGGGCAGGATTTTACTGTAACCCGGGAACGTATCCGTCAGATTGAAGCCAAGGCATTGCGCAAATTACGTCACCCTAGCCGGAGCAAACAATTGAAGGGATTTATTGAAAATTAG
- the uvrB gene encoding excinuclease ABC subunit UvrB, whose protein sequence is MSLFNLVSDFKPLGDQPKAIEALTRSLQKGHKHQVLLGVTGSGKTFTMAHVIARTERPALVIAPNKTLAAQLFNEFKQLFPENAVEYFVSYYDYYQPEAYIPQTDTYIAKDASINDAIDRLRHSATSSLLQRRDIIIVASVSCIYGLGSPDEYRSMHLALVEGQELGREELLRALVAMLYERNDIDFHRGTFRVRGDIVEIFPSCEEDRAIRVEYFGDTIEAIKEIDPLRGVVRRTMKEALIYPGSHYVTTRPRLLQAIESIKAELTERINFLRDQGSLVEAQRIEERANFDLEMLQELGYCHGIENYSRHLTGRRPGESPPTLLSYFPEDFLLFIDESHITIPQLQAMYRGDRSRKETLVGYGFRLPSALDNRPLNFAEFEQHIRQVIYVSATPGPHELKKADGHIAEQVIRPTGLVDPKVTVKPAVSQVDDLLEEIRKRLKRKERVLVTTLTKRMAEDLAEYYAELGLRVKYLHSDIATLERTKIIRDLRLGVFDILIGINLLREGLDIPEVSLVAILDADKEGFLRSERSLIQTCGRAARNIHGEVIFYADHMTTAIMRALEETERRRKLQAGYNRRHHITPTTIKKSIRDVLTSVYEADYYTVPVAAEETEAFLTVEDIVRRIESLEKEMKHAARDLEFERATELRDRVRALRQQELTWR, encoded by the coding sequence GTGTCCTTATTTAATCTGGTTTCAGACTTCAAGCCGCTAGGCGACCAGCCTAAGGCCATTGAGGCCCTCACCCGTTCCCTGCAGAAAGGCCACAAGCACCAGGTACTCCTCGGTGTTACCGGTTCCGGCAAGACCTTTACCATGGCCCACGTCATTGCCCGGACAGAGCGGCCCGCCCTTGTTATAGCCCCAAATAAGACCCTGGCCGCCCAACTCTTCAATGAATTCAAACAGCTTTTTCCCGAAAACGCTGTGGAGTACTTCGTCAGCTATTATGACTATTATCAGCCGGAGGCCTATATACCGCAGACCGATACCTATATCGCCAAAGACGCCTCTATAAACGACGCCATAGACCGCCTGCGCCATTCCGCAACCAGTTCCCTCCTGCAGAGGCGGGACATAATCATCGTGGCCAGTGTATCCTGTATATATGGCCTCGGCTCTCCCGATGAATATCGCAGCATGCACCTGGCCCTCGTTGAAGGACAGGAACTTGGCCGGGAAGAACTCCTGCGGGCTCTGGTCGCCATGCTTTATGAGCGAAATGACATAGATTTTCACCGGGGGACCTTTCGTGTACGCGGCGACATCGTGGAGATATTCCCTTCCTGTGAAGAGGACCGTGCCATCCGCGTCGAATACTTTGGCGATACCATCGAGGCCATTAAGGAAATAGACCCGTTACGTGGGGTAGTCAGAAGGACTATGAAAGAGGCGCTCATATACCCTGGCAGCCACTATGTGACCACACGCCCCCGCTTGCTGCAGGCCATCGAGAGCATAAAGGCAGAATTAACGGAAAGGATCAATTTTCTCAGGGATCAAGGAAGTCTGGTAGAGGCCCAGCGCATTGAGGAGCGCGCCAATTTTGACCTGGAGATGCTGCAGGAGCTTGGTTACTGCCACGGCATAGAAAATTATTCACGCCACCTGACCGGCCGAAGACCCGGAGAATCTCCACCCACCCTCCTGTCTTATTTCCCGGAAGATTTTCTCCTATTTATCGACGAAAGTCACATCACCATCCCTCAGCTTCAGGCCATGTACCGGGGAGACCGCTCCCGCAAAGAAACCCTGGTGGGATACGGCTTTCGTCTGCCCTCGGCCCTGGATAATCGGCCACTGAACTTCGCCGAGTTTGAACAACACATAAGGCAGGTAATTTACGTCTCCGCCACACCCGGCCCCCACGAACTTAAAAAGGCGGACGGCCATATAGCCGAACAGGTCATCCGGCCTACCGGTCTGGTTGATCCCAAAGTTACAGTGAAACCGGCAGTAAGCCAGGTCGATGATCTCCTGGAGGAAATAAGAAAACGCCTTAAACGAAAGGAACGGGTCCTCGTAACTACACTTACCAAACGTATGGCCGAAGACCTGGCCGAATATTATGCAGAGCTGGGGCTCAGGGTAAAGTATCTCCATTCCGATATTGCCACCTTGGAAAGAACAAAAATTATACGGGACCTGCGCCTCGGAGTCTTTGATATCCTCATTGGCATTAACCTCCTCAGGGAGGGTCTGGATATACCGGAGGTCTCGCTGGTAGCCATCCTGGACGCGGACAAAGAAGGCTTTTTACGTTCGGAGCGTTCCCTGATTCAGACCTGTGGCCGGGCCGCCCGGAACATACACGGCGAGGTTATTTTCTACGCCGATCATATGACCACGGCTATTATGCGGGCGTTAGAAGAGACCGAACGCAGGCGGAAGCTGCAGGCCGGATATAACCGCCGGCACCATATCACCCCGACCACTATCAAGAAATCCATAAGGGATGTCCTTACCTCGGTTTATGAGGCTGACTACTACACGGTGCCCGTGGCCGCAGAAGAAACAGAGGCGTTTTTAACCGTTGAAGACATCGTCCGGCGCATAGAATCCCTGGAGAAAGAGATGAAGCACGCCGCCAGGGACCTGGAATTCGAGCGGGCTACAGAACTGCGTGACCGCGTACGCGCCCTCAGACAACAGGAATTGACATGGCGTTAA
- a CDS encoding C4-type zinc ribbon domain-containing protein, with protein sequence MQQEVKLLIKLQAVDLEVKHIQDKKEEGPKGLRHIEKKAKEQEEDLKAVLGTQEELKQKKKGKETELEDEIAHLKKCQGKLMAIKTNREYQALLKEIEEIKKANRKREDEIVAVMEDIERLEKEIKEKQEELSKIREELTIEKGKLDSLFHKYDKELAKFEVNRKTMVKDIPEELLKRYDFLRSKRNGLAVVGVLNAVCLGCHMNIPPQLYNELLKEKKMIYCPSCQRIIYYQDVPKAANEKG encoded by the coding sequence TTGCAACAAGAGGTAAAATTGCTCATCAAGCTCCAGGCCGTTGATCTGGAAGTAAAACACATTCAGGACAAAAAGGAGGAAGGCCCAAAAGGGTTGCGCCATATCGAAAAAAAGGCAAAAGAACAAGAAGAAGACTTAAAAGCTGTCCTGGGAACACAAGAGGAATTAAAACAAAAGAAAAAAGGAAAGGAAACAGAGTTAGAAGACGAAATAGCTCATCTCAAAAAATGCCAGGGCAAGTTAATGGCGATAAAGACAAACAGGGAATACCAGGCCCTCTTAAAAGAAATAGAGGAAATTAAAAAGGCGAATCGCAAACGGGAAGATGAAATCGTAGCCGTCATGGAAGATATAGAACGGCTGGAAAAGGAAATCAAAGAAAAACAAGAAGAGCTAAGCAAAATCAGGGAAGAGCTAACCATCGAAAAAGGGAAATTGGATTCGCTTTTTCATAAATATGACAAAGAATTGGCTAAATTTGAAGTAAACAGGAAAACAATGGTCAAAGACATACCGGAGGAGCTCCTCAAACGCTATGATTTTTTGAGAAGCAAGAGAAACGGCCTGGCCGTAGTGGGTGTCCTAAATGCCGTGTGTCTGGGATGTCACATGAATATCCCGCCACAATTGTATAATGAGCTGCTTAAGGAAAAAAAGATGATATACTGCCCAAGCTGCCAACGCATAATTTACTACCAGGATGTCCCTAAGGCAGCAAACGAAAAAGGATAG
- the ispF gene encoding 2-C-methyl-D-erythritol 2,4-cyclodiphosphate synthase, which translates to METAHRVGFGYDVHRLVEGRRLVIGGVEIPFEKGLLGHSDADVLIHALCDALLGAACEGDIGRHFPDDDLRYKDSSSMYLLEEVMRIIERKCLCVLNADLTLVAERPRIQKVIPQMVQNISSVLKISPLCVNIKATTTEGLGFTGQGEGMAAFAVVLLGQNPASA; encoded by the coding sequence ATGGAGACAGCACATAGGGTAGGTTTTGGCTACGACGTACACCGCTTGGTAGAGGGCCGAAGACTGGTGATCGGTGGTGTGGAAATACCCTTTGAAAAGGGGTTGTTGGGCCACTCTGACGCTGATGTCCTTATCCATGCCCTGTGTGATGCCTTACTGGGCGCCGCCTGCGAGGGTGATATCGGACGTCACTTTCCGGATGACGACCTGCGTTATAAAGATAGTTCCAGTATGTACTTATTAGAAGAAGTCATGCGTATTATCGAACGCAAGTGCCTTTGTGTGCTCAATGCAGACTTGACCCTCGTGGCAGAAAGGCCAAGGATTCAAAAAGTTATCCCGCAAATGGTACAGAATATCAGCTCAGTCTTGAAAATATCCCCTCTTTGCGTAAACATAAAGGCCACCACCACTGAAGGACTGGGGTTTACAGGGCAGGGAGAGGGTATGGCTGCTTTTGCCGTGGTTCTCCTTGGACAAAACCCCGCGAGCGCCTGA